From the Candidatus Hydrogenedentota bacterium genome, one window contains:
- a CDS encoding aminopeptidase P family protein, producing the protein MGYLSQEERDVRLAKVTAILKAKNLDLALVYYDEFNIGNGWYLTGWCPQFESGAVLVLKDGSAMLLGGPESEPFAKQDSAITETRNFPVFMVPDEEYPNATITDFPSLFAELKAREGEIRRAGIVGGGRMPADCYRQITEGFRGVELVDITEDYVSLRYDKSAWERDQIRAAFGLADQCYDAMSRKVAAGVMEIEVAAAGEYAARSRGATGFGFSAIVGSGARANAVVPTATTKRLEPGELVMLGIAPKVKGYAGVVGHTLPVSGEYTASQQQMLHHLKEVFRLTKAQLRPGSKGCEIDAPGRAYYEKHGLLKYLVCPFAHTIGLHEAEAPFFGPNSRDVLKPGMTVCIDVSFFGHPEWNGARIETGYEITDSGPVPFSPKMDNLLTA; encoded by the coding sequence ATGGGATACCTCAGTCAGGAAGAACGCGACGTCCGGCTGGCCAAAGTCACGGCCATCCTGAAGGCAAAAAACCTCGATCTCGCCCTGGTCTACTACGACGAATTCAACATAGGCAACGGCTGGTACCTGACCGGCTGGTGCCCGCAGTTCGAGAGCGGCGCGGTGCTTGTCCTGAAAGACGGAAGCGCCATGCTGCTCGGCGGCCCGGAAAGCGAACCTTTCGCGAAGCAGGACAGCGCCATCACGGAGACGCGGAATTTTCCCGTGTTTATGGTGCCGGACGAGGAATATCCGAATGCTACTATTACGGATTTCCCGTCGCTTTTCGCGGAACTCAAAGCAAGAGAGGGAGAAATCCGTCGCGCAGGTATTGTAGGCGGCGGACGCATGCCCGCCGACTGCTACCGCCAGATCACGGAGGGATTCCGGGGTGTCGAACTCGTCGATATTACGGAGGACTACGTCTCGCTGCGATATGACAAGTCGGCGTGGGAGCGTGACCAGATCCGCGCCGCGTTCGGCCTTGCGGACCAATGTTACGACGCGATGTCGCGGAAGGTTGCGGCCGGGGTTATGGAGATCGAAGTGGCTGCGGCAGGCGAATATGCCGCCCGGAGCCGCGGCGCCACGGGATTCGGCTTCAGCGCGATTGTGGGCAGCGGCGCACGCGCGAATGCGGTCGTGCCGACCGCGACCACAAAGCGGCTTGAACCCGGCGAACTCGTTATGCTCGGCATCGCACCGAAGGTCAAGGGATACGCGGGTGTCGTAGGCCATACCCTGCCGGTTTCCGGCGAGTACACCGCATCGCAGCAGCAGATGCTGCATCATCTCAAGGAGGTGTTCCGTCTGACGAAGGCGCAATTGCGGCCCGGCAGCAAAGGATGCGAGATCGACGCGCCGGGTCGAGCCTATTACGAAAAGCACGGCCTGCTCAAATACCTGGTGTGCCCCTTCGCGCATACCATCGGCCTTCACGAGGCCGAAGCGCCCTTCTTTGGTCCGAACAGCCGGGATGTTCTTAAGCCGGGCATGACCGTCTGTATCGACGTCAGTTTCTTCGGCCACCCCGAATGGAACGGCGCGCGGATCGAGACAGGATACGAGATTACGGATAGCGGGCCTGTCCCCTTCAGCCCGAAGATGGACAATCTCCTGACGGCGTGA
- a CDS encoding helix-turn-helix domain-containing protein — MSLAYVSSDAVLEPLYTSTLDKVGVSAERPVRVGSWMAGEGSFRKLGPSDADYPGWHYGCPVYVPDLQDHRPHSHDHFEVSIIRCGKALHRTCYGADELGPGMVIVLAPGMTHAIYGIGGLHQTNLYYLTEWLADDLMAHWRETGLVPLFLAAALFRQPKDGPVAKFQLGKDELTALDHELADLTRECELRTPSLTYLRSSLLKALVLLSRCYTRQSPVEVGLGFRGKIVAALEHIEEAILRCEPFHVGQLAEQLGVCPDHLGVIFRKATGWSPMTYYQRRRVQHACNQLLDLNRSITEVAHALGFCDSAHFTNMFKKHQGITPIAYRRRYASGPWPGHP, encoded by the coding sequence ATGTCCCTGGCATACGTTTCTTCGGACGCGGTCCTTGAGCCACTGTACACGTCGACACTTGATAAGGTAGGGGTTTCGGCGGAGCGGCCGGTGCGCGTAGGGTCGTGGATGGCCGGGGAGGGCAGTTTCCGGAAGCTGGGGCCGTCCGATGCCGATTATCCCGGCTGGCATTACGGTTGTCCGGTGTATGTGCCCGACCTGCAGGACCACCGCCCGCATTCGCATGACCATTTTGAGGTGTCGATCATTCGCTGCGGCAAAGCACTGCATCGGACGTGTTACGGCGCGGATGAACTGGGGCCGGGCATGGTAATCGTGCTGGCGCCGGGAATGACGCACGCGATTTACGGAATTGGGGGGTTGCATCAGACAAATCTGTACTACTTGACGGAATGGCTCGCGGACGACCTGATGGCGCACTGGCGAGAGACGGGGCTGGTGCCCTTGTTCTTGGCGGCTGCGCTGTTCCGGCAGCCGAAAGACGGGCCGGTGGCGAAGTTCCAGCTTGGGAAGGACGAGCTGACGGCGCTGGATCACGAACTCGCGGACCTCACGCGTGAATGCGAATTGCGCACGCCGTCGCTGACCTATCTGCGGTCGAGCCTGCTCAAGGCATTGGTTCTGTTGAGCCGTTGCTATACGCGGCAGAGCCCGGTTGAGGTGGGGCTGGGCTTCCGGGGAAAGATAGTGGCGGCGCTGGAGCACATCGAGGAGGCTATCTTGCGCTGCGAGCCGTTCCACGTGGGGCAATTGGCGGAGCAACTAGGCGTGTGCCCGGACCACCTGGGCGTAATATTCCGGAAGGCGACAGGGTGGAGCCCTATGACATATTATCAGCGGCGCCGGGTCCAGCATGCGTGTAATCAGCTGCTTGACCTGAACCGGTCGATTACCGAGGTCGCCCATGCGCTCGGGTTCTGCGACTCCGCCCATTTCACCAACATGTTCAAGAAGCATCAGGGCATTACGCCCATTGCATATCGCCGGCGCTATGCCTCTGGGCCGTGGCCGGGTCACCCCTGA
- a CDS encoding sodium:solute symporter family protein gives MSNFSWIDGSIVGVYLLATMVAGIAVRKYVGRVETFLVAGREMNVYLGIASLAATEFGIVTCMYTAQNGFDKGFAGATPGILFGLAYFIIGRTGFCIEPMRRAGVMTLPEMFEHRFGSNIRWMSGLVIILSGLLNMGIYLRMGGEFLISVAGITPGGHTLEIMMSLLLVAVAIYTILGGMLSVLVTDFLQFVVMSAGLLLVTVMIICSVGWGNLLGAVEAHHGAGGFNPFLHPDMGWPYVIFNSFVVTACVLTHQPVIQRVLSAKDVETGRKVFTRTSFFFVCRFVIPGIWGIAALAALAPGLIGEKTQLAMPLYLGGILPVGVMGILVAAMLAADMSTDSSYLLAYGSVIYNDLLAPLRRRRRMTERQGIRWNRLIVAALGVFFLFYGLWYPLRGSVWTYLTVTATIGFASMTTLLVSCCYWKRANNWGAAAAIAAGAAIPLAYLVMELVPATSALAATIGPNWSGIAAFLGSGLAMIIGSLLKPGSKCGKEWET, from the coding sequence ATGAGCAACTTCTCCTGGATCGACGGCAGTATCGTTGGCGTCTATCTCCTGGCGACTATGGTTGCGGGGATTGCGGTGCGCAAATACGTGGGCCGCGTCGAGACGTTCCTGGTCGCGGGCCGTGAGATGAACGTGTATCTGGGCATCGCCTCGCTGGCCGCAACCGAATTCGGCATTGTGACCTGCATGTACACAGCCCAGAACGGTTTCGACAAGGGGTTCGCGGGCGCGACACCCGGGATTCTGTTCGGATTGGCCTACTTCATCATTGGCCGGACGGGGTTCTGCATCGAGCCCATGCGGCGGGCGGGTGTCATGACGCTTCCCGAAATGTTCGAACACCGTTTCGGATCGAACATCCGCTGGATGAGCGGTCTCGTCATCATCCTCTCCGGCCTGCTGAACATGGGCATCTACTTGCGGATGGGCGGCGAGTTCCTCATATCCGTTGCCGGCATCACTCCCGGCGGCCACACACTCGAGATTATGATGTCGCTGTTGCTCGTGGCGGTCGCGATCTACACGATACTTGGCGGCATGCTGTCCGTTCTCGTCACGGACTTCCTCCAGTTCGTGGTCATGAGCGCGGGGCTGCTGCTCGTGACCGTGATGATCATTTGCAGCGTCGGCTGGGGAAACCTGTTGGGCGCCGTGGAGGCGCATCACGGCGCGGGCGGGTTCAACCCGTTCCTTCACCCGGACATGGGCTGGCCTTACGTAATCTTCAACAGTTTCGTGGTCACGGCGTGCGTATTGACGCATCAGCCGGTCATCCAACGCGTGCTGTCCGCGAAAGATGTGGAAACGGGCCGTAAGGTTTTCACGCGGACGAGCTTCTTCTTTGTATGCCGGTTCGTCATCCCCGGTATCTGGGGCATTGCCGCGCTCGCCGCGCTCGCCCCCGGCCTGATCGGTGAAAAGACCCAGTTGGCGATGCCTCTGTACCTCGGCGGTATCCTGCCGGTCGGCGTTATGGGCATCCTCGTCGCGGCCATGCTCGCCGCTGACATGTCCACCGATTCTTCTTACCTGCTCGCGTACGGGAGCGTCATTTACAACGACCTGCTCGCGCCGCTGCGTCGGCGCAGGCGCATGACGGAAAGGCAAGGCATCCGCTGGAACAGGCTCATCGTGGCTGCGCTCGGCGTGTTTTTCCTCTTTTACGGCCTGTGGTACCCCCTCAGGGGCAGCGTGTGGACCTACCTGACCGTCACCGCCACTATCGGCTTCGCAAGCATGACAACCCTGCTCGTGTCGTGCTGTTATTGGAAACGAGCGAACAATTGGGGGGCCGCCGCAGCCATCGCCGCCGGGGCCGCCATACCGTTGGCATACCTGGTGATGGAACTGGTGCCCGCCACAAGTGCCCTCGCCGCGACAATCGGGCCGAACTGGTCTGGCATCGCCGCCTTTCTTGGCTCAGGACTGGCCATGATTATAGGTTCCCTGCTGAAACCAGGCAGCAAATGCGGCAAGGAGTGGGAGACATGA
- a CDS encoding Na+:solute symporter, producing MQLSLIDWTIIAASLLLSLAVGLYFTKRASRSLSEFFTAEGSLPWWLVGTSMVATTFAADTPLVVSGLVRKGGIYENWLWWSVLMGGMLTVYFFAGLWRRAGLLTDVEFVELRYEGRSAAALRAFGAVYYGLLVNCIVMGWVTLAMSKILNVMMGWDKVSSVAILVVLTLLYTTLSGYWGVVVTDFFQFAMAMFGSVALMCIVLFQMGGPRAMVGQVLAAPGVDPKVLHFVPDFRTATDLAIVTFIVQVSLLWWANGQGGGYLAQRLFSARDERHAAKAFLWFNIAHYMLRPWPWIVVGLASLVYFPLQAGEDYELAYPRMIAALMSNGMRGLMVASLFAAFMSTLSTQLNWGASYITSDLYKRFIVRNASQRHYVNVSRLVIVLLMLFGALAAWQSESIAKVWIYLMTIGAGGAFVGLLRWYWWRVNAWAEIGAMVSSVFVANGNVCCKLLAVLGLLSPGTMESIDWFYASDTYAIRIVFITAVCTLLWVAIMYLTPPVSFARLDAFYRRVQPGGWWGPVARNHPGIRPPSALRLWAGWLAGTACVYFGLFGAGYLCIGRYAAGAAMLTLFVACGWCMVRNMPRDIVQTEAAESRRNLSPAAQDNQG from the coding sequence ATGCAGCTTAGTCTCATCGATTGGACCATCATTGCGGCGTCGCTCCTCCTCTCGCTCGCCGTAGGGCTCTATTTCACGAAACGGGCCAGCCGCAGCCTGAGCGAATTCTTCACGGCGGAGGGAAGCCTGCCTTGGTGGCTCGTGGGCACGTCGATGGTGGCCACCACCTTCGCCGCCGACACTCCCCTCGTTGTTTCCGGACTGGTGCGCAAGGGCGGTATCTACGAGAATTGGCTATGGTGGAGCGTCCTCATGGGCGGGATGCTCACCGTCTACTTTTTCGCTGGGCTCTGGCGTCGCGCGGGTTTGCTCACCGATGTCGAGTTCGTGGAACTGCGCTACGAAGGCAGGTCCGCGGCAGCGCTCCGCGCGTTTGGCGCCGTCTACTACGGCCTGCTTGTCAACTGTATCGTCATGGGCTGGGTTACGCTGGCCATGAGCAAGATTCTCAACGTCATGATGGGTTGGGACAAGGTCTCTTCCGTGGCCATCCTCGTCGTCCTGACACTCCTGTACACAACGCTCTCGGGATATTGGGGCGTGGTGGTCACGGATTTCTTCCAGTTTGCGATGGCCATGTTTGGCTCTGTCGCGCTGATGTGCATAGTCCTGTTTCAGATGGGCGGCCCTCGCGCCATGGTCGGGCAAGTGCTGGCCGCGCCCGGCGTCGACCCGAAAGTCCTCCATTTCGTGCCCGATTTCCGCACGGCCACAGACCTTGCGATCGTCACTTTCATCGTGCAGGTGTCGCTGTTGTGGTGGGCCAACGGCCAGGGCGGGGGCTATCTGGCGCAGCGGCTCTTTTCGGCCAGAGACGAGCGTCACGCGGCGAAGGCCTTCCTGTGGTTCAATATCGCCCACTATATGCTGCGACCCTGGCCCTGGATCGTCGTCGGGCTCGCCTCCCTGGTCTATTTCCCGTTGCAGGCAGGAGAAGACTACGAATTGGCCTATCCGCGGATGATTGCGGCGCTCATGTCAAACGGCATGCGGGGTCTCATGGTGGCGTCGCTCTTCGCCGCGTTCATGAGCACGCTGAGCACGCAGCTGAATTGGGGGGCATCGTACATCACCAGCGACCTCTACAAGCGATTCATCGTACGCAACGCGTCACAACGCCACTATGTGAACGTATCCCGCCTCGTCATCGTGCTCTTGATGCTGTTCGGCGCGTTGGCTGCCTGGCAATCCGAAAGCATCGCCAAGGTGTGGATCTACCTGATGACCATCGGTGCGGGAGGCGCGTTTGTCGGGCTGCTGCGCTGGTACTGGTGGCGCGTCAATGCATGGGCGGAGATAGGCGCAATGGTCAGTTCCGTCTTCGTGGCCAACGGCAACGTGTGCTGCAAGCTTCTTGCCGTGCTCGGCCTCCTTTCGCCGGGCACGATGGAAAGCATCGACTGGTTTTATGCGTCCGACACCTACGCCATCCGCATTGTCTTCATCACCGCCGTATGTACGCTATTATGGGTCGCGATTATGTATCTGACCCCTCCCGTGTCGTTCGCCCGGCTCGACGCCTTCTACCGCCGCGTCCAGCCCGGCGGCTGGTGGGGGCCCGTGGCGCGAAATCATCCCGGAATTCGCCCCCCGTCCGCGCTGCGCCTGTGGGCGGGCTGGCTCGCCGGGACCGCCTGTGTCTACTTCGGCCTCTTCGGCGCGGGTTATCTGTGTATTGGACGATACGCCGCGGGCGCGGCGATGCTCACCCTCTTCGTCGCCTGCGGTTGGTGCATGGTCCGCAATATGCCCCGCGACATCGTGCAAACGGAGGCGGCTGAATCACGGAGGAACCTCTCCCCCGCCGCGCAGGACAATCAGGGGTGA
- a CDS encoding carbon-nitrogen hydrolase family protein, with protein sequence MGMRDAATITMVQLTTGADAPPVVERMPVFFEQAADLGSDLVVFPEYVLGDLITTKDAVAQRFFALAAQHRINAITGCVEKQGAGQWSTSAWVADRGGNLLGRYFKCHPASGPAPHFWPPNEGNDREARGILGNEFKVFTLDFGPVGILQCYDGYFPEAWGCTSYLGAEIILWINGRAGMVEDSHCIMAAQCYGCVVGANITQGFNTGFAGPGCVTPAGDYRDKREEARLYPRIKEKGDACITAIINLAELRWKRKHLRTMHQRRPELYGLLTRDVKMWQDYPEIPWDYPECAQLVNRAQL encoded by the coding sequence ATGGGCATGCGAGACGCGGCAACGATTACGATGGTTCAGCTTACCACGGGCGCGGATGCGCCGCCGGTCGTTGAACGGATGCCCGTGTTCTTCGAGCAAGCCGCGGACCTGGGTTCGGACCTTGTCGTTTTCCCCGAATACGTGCTGGGCGACCTGATCACGACAAAAGACGCCGTGGCGCAGCGGTTCTTCGCGCTCGCGGCGCAACACCGGATTAACGCGATCACAGGTTGTGTCGAGAAGCAGGGTGCCGGCCAGTGGTCCACAAGCGCGTGGGTCGCCGACCGCGGCGGCAACCTGCTGGGCCGCTACTTCAAATGCCATCCGGCTTCGGGGCCCGCTCCGCATTTCTGGCCGCCGAACGAGGGCAACGACCGCGAAGCGCGCGGCATTCTCGGCAATGAGTTCAAGGTATTCACGCTTGACTTCGGGCCAGTCGGCATTCTGCAATGTTACGATGGCTATTTCCCCGAAGCGTGGGGATGCACATCGTACCTGGGCGCGGAAATCATACTATGGATAAACGGCCGTGCCGGCATGGTCGAGGACTCGCATTGCATCATGGCCGCGCAGTGCTACGGTTGTGTTGTCGGGGCCAATATCACGCAAGGCTTCAACACCGGCTTCGCGGGGCCGGGCTGCGTCACGCCCGCCGGAGACTACCGGGACAAACGCGAGGAGGCGCGGCTCTATCCGCGCATCAAAGAAAAAGGGGACGCCTGTATTACGGCAATCATCAACCTCGCCGAATTGCGGTGGAAACGCAAGCACCTTCGCACCATGCACCAGCGCCGTCCCGAACTCTACGGACTGCTCACGCGCGACGTGAAGATGTGGCAGGACTATCCGGAGATTCCTTGGGATTACCCCGAGTGCG